The Flavobacterium sp. HJ-32-4 genome contains a region encoding:
- a CDS encoding DNA-directed RNA polymerase subunit omega, which produces MDLKKTNAPVNTVTYNKSVIEKPTGNVYEAITIMAKRANQINAEIKKELTEKLEEFATYNDSLEEIFENKEQIEVSKFYEKLPKPHALAVQEWIDGKIYYRDTTK; this is translated from the coding sequence ATGGATCTTAAGAAAACCAATGCGCCGGTCAATACGGTAACGTATAACAAGAGCGTGATCGAGAAGCCGACTGGAAACGTGTACGAAGCCATTACCATCATGGCAAAGCGTGCCAACCAGATCAATGCTGAGATCAAGAAAGAGCTGACCGAGAAATTGGAAGAGTTTGCGACCTATAACGACAGCCTCGAAGAAATCTTCGAAAACAAAGAGCAGATCGAAGTGTCGAAATTCTACGAAAAGCTACCAAAGCCGCATGCACTTGCGGTTCAGGAATGGATTGACGGTAAGATTTACTACCGGGATACCACTAAATAA
- a CDS encoding 5'-nucleotidase C-terminal domain-containing protein yields MTETAGAPASLEATIQPYRASMEKDLATVLAVAPEPLEKMTGEWQTNIGCLMADASMAQGDSVFVKRTGGHLDFCLLNHGGIRASIGKGNVTVGSVFEVMPFENSLVVVTMPTAAVKELVDYIIREKKPHPLSGLSFTINSSGKAENIAIHGVPIQENASYHVLTSDYLSNGGDNMVFFQGQPTLTLDYKLRDVLIDYFRKSRTLKTRYEPRITVEK; encoded by the coding sequence GTGACAGAAACGGCAGGCGCACCCGCTTCACTTGAAGCGACGATCCAACCGTACCGGGCCTCGATGGAAAAAGACCTTGCAACCGTTCTCGCCGTCGCTCCGGAACCACTTGAAAAAATGACCGGTGAATGGCAGACCAACATCGGTTGCCTGATGGCAGACGCTTCGATGGCGCAGGGTGATAGTGTCTTCGTGAAACGAACCGGTGGCCACCTCGACTTTTGCCTTCTGAACCATGGGGGTATCCGTGCCAGCATCGGAAAAGGAAACGTAACAGTTGGATCCGTATTTGAAGTCATGCCTTTTGAAAACAGCCTGGTGGTGGTCACGATGCCGACAGCAGCCGTTAAAGAACTGGTAGACTATATCATCCGGGAAAAGAAACCGCATCCATTATCCGGACTCTCGTTTACTATCAATAGTTCAGGGAAAGCGGAGAACATTGCCATTCACGGCGTTCCCATACAGGAAAACGCATCCTACCATGTATTGACTTCCGACTATCTTTCGAACGGCGGCGACAATATGGTCTTCTTCCAGGGCCAACCCACCCTGACGCTCGATTACAAATTACGGGATGTGTTGATCGATTATTTCCGTAAGAGCCGAACGCTGAAAACCCGATACGAACCCCGTATAACAGTAGAAAAATAA
- a CDS encoding DUF4835 family protein, whose translation MRKVLAILWFLALPVAAQELNCTVQINSDKVQQTNQQIFKTLEKSLAELINKTKWTNQTFRQKERIECTFFITVNAYASDQFSGTLQVQSSRPVYGSTYSTPVFNFNDKDINFRYVEFENLIYNPNSFDSNLVSLVAFYSYMILAMDADTFSPLGGTQYYETAQSISALAQQGGFKGWSQADGNQNRFFLANDMLSGTFEPIRNAMYTYHLEGLDVMADNQKAGKEKIKAALQEVSKLYAVRPNAFLTRVFFDAKADEIQTLFSSGPAIDISGLQELLTRISPMNASKWTAIKN comes from the coding sequence ATGCGTAAAGTACTCGCCATCCTATGGTTCCTTGCATTGCCGGTCGCGGCACAGGAGCTCAATTGTACGGTTCAGATCAATTCCGACAAAGTGCAGCAAACGAACCAGCAGATCTTCAAGACGCTGGAGAAGTCATTGGCCGAACTGATCAACAAAACGAAATGGACCAACCAGACATTTCGCCAGAAAGAACGCATCGAATGTACCTTTTTCATTACCGTGAATGCCTATGCATCCGACCAATTCTCAGGCACATTGCAGGTGCAGTCATCCCGTCCGGTGTATGGCTCTACGTATTCGACACCTGTTTTCAACTTCAATGACAAAGATATCAACTTCCGCTACGTCGAGTTTGAGAACCTGATCTACAACCCCAACAGTTTCGATTCGAATCTTGTGTCGCTTGTCGCATTCTACAGCTACATGATCCTGGCTATGGATGCGGATACTTTTTCACCACTCGGAGGCACCCAATACTACGAAACCGCCCAGTCTATTTCAGCCTTGGCCCAACAGGGAGGCTTTAAGGGATGGAGCCAGGCGGATGGTAACCAAAACCGGTTTTTTCTCGCCAACGATATGTTGTCGGGTACTTTTGAGCCAATTCGTAATGCCATGTATACCTACCACCTGGAAGGCCTCGATGTGATGGCTGATAACCAAAAGGCAGGTAAGGAAAAGATAAAGGCAGCCTTGCAGGAAGTAAGTAAATTGTATGCGGTTCGACCGAACGCCTTCCTCACGCGGGTGTTTTTTGATGCCAAGGCAGACGAGATACAAACCCTGTTTTCATCAGGTCCGGCTATCGATATTTCTGGCTTACAGGAACTTTTGACCCGCATCTCACCGATGAACGCTTCCAAGTGGACAGCCATTAAAAATTAG
- the fabV gene encoding enoyl-ACP reductase FabV produces MIIEPRMRGFICTTAHPKGCEQNVRNQIAYIQSKGAVDGPKRVLVIGASTGFGLASRITSAFGSGAATIGVFFEKEPAEGKTASPGWYNSAAFETCAQEAGLYAKSINGDAFSNEVKAQAADLIRKDMGQVDLIIYSLASPVRLDPTTGILHRSVLKPIGQTYTNKTVDFHSGKVTEVSIAPANEEDIANTVAVMGGDDWQMWMAYLKKENLLAPGATTVAYSYIGPALTEAVYRKGTIGRAKDHLEATAFRISDDLSDIGGKAFVSVNKALVTQASSAIPVIPLYISLLFKIMKAKGTHEGCIEQIYRLYAERLYTGGEVPVDAEGRIRIDDWEMAADVQEQVAMLWTTADTENLSAIGDLEGYRRDFYNLFGFDVEGVDYKADANEMVAIPSI; encoded by the coding sequence ATGATTATCGAACCGAGAATGAGGGGCTTTATCTGCACCACGGCCCATCCAAAAGGCTGTGAACAGAATGTCCGGAATCAAATAGCGTATATTCAGTCAAAAGGCGCGGTCGACGGCCCTAAGCGGGTGTTGGTCATAGGCGCTTCAACGGGTTTTGGCCTGGCTTCCCGGATCACCAGCGCGTTCGGTTCGGGCGCGGCGACGATTGGTGTGTTTTTTGAAAAAGAACCGGCAGAAGGTAAAACGGCGTCACCGGGTTGGTACAATTCCGCTGCTTTTGAAACCTGTGCGCAAGAGGCCGGATTGTATGCGAAGAGCATCAATGGCGATGCCTTCTCAAACGAAGTAAAAGCGCAGGCCGCCGATTTGATTCGCAAGGACATGGGGCAGGTCGATTTGATCATTTATAGTCTTGCATCTCCGGTTCGTCTTGATCCGACGACCGGCATCCTGCATCGCTCGGTATTGAAACCGATCGGGCAAACCTACACCAACAAAACGGTTGATTTCCATAGCGGAAAGGTGACAGAAGTGTCGATTGCACCGGCCAATGAAGAGGATATTGCCAACACCGTTGCGGTGATGGGAGGAGATGACTGGCAGATGTGGATGGCCTACCTCAAAAAAGAGAACTTATTGGCGCCGGGAGCTACCACTGTGGCGTATTCGTATATAGGTCCGGCATTGACGGAAGCCGTATACCGAAAAGGCACCATCGGTCGCGCCAAAGACCATCTGGAAGCCACGGCATTCCGCATTTCGGATGATTTGTCGGATATAGGAGGGAAGGCCTTTGTTTCAGTAAACAAGGCCTTGGTTACGCAGGCCAGTTCGGCGATTCCGGTTATTCCACTTTATATATCGCTTCTTTTCAAGATCATGAAAGCCAAAGGAACGCATGAAGGATGCATTGAGCAGATTTACCGTTTGTATGCAGAACGCCTTTACACAGGGGGCGAGGTGCCGGTGGATGCCGAAGGACGGATCCGTATCGATGACTGGGAAATGGCTGCGGACGTACAGGAACAAGTAGCAATGTTATGGACCACTGCGGACACGGAAAACCTCTCGGCTATCGGCGATCTGGAAGGGTACCGCCGCGATTTTTACAACCTCTTTGGGTTTGATGTGGAGGGTGTTGATTATAAGGCAGATGCTAATGAAATGGTAGCCATTCCAAGTATCTAA
- the dapA gene encoding 4-hydroxy-tetrahydrodipicolinate synthase: protein MNRSVFVGTGVALVTPFRADLSVDTEALTRIVDFVTEGGIDYLVVLGTTGEPATLTAQEKELVITTIIEANKGRLPLVLGIGGNHTAALVHELQTRDLSAFSAVLSVSPYYNKPTQEGIYQHFSAIAKASPLPVILYNVPSRTGSNMLPSTVLRIARDFSNVIGVKEAAGDIVQAMTLIKNKPADFLVISGDDMLTVPMTLAGGSGVISVIGEGFPREFSEMVRLALDRKVDEAYALHYRLSDAIDMIFEQGSPAGIKEIHKKLGLSGNAVRLPLVNVDQNLASRLHAAVDELAAVPSRS from the coding sequence ATGAACCGTTCCGTTTTTGTGGGCACCGGCGTAGCGTTGGTGACACCCTTTCGCGCCGATCTTTCCGTCGATACCGAAGCACTGACGCGCATTGTCGATTTCGTGACCGAAGGAGGCATCGACTACCTCGTTGTTCTCGGTACAACCGGAGAACCGGCTACGTTGACCGCCCAGGAAAAAGAACTGGTGATTACGACCATCATCGAGGCCAATAAAGGACGTCTTCCGTTGGTATTGGGTATCGGTGGCAACCATACCGCAGCGTTGGTCCACGAACTTCAAACCCGCGATCTCTCTGCCTTCAGTGCGGTGCTTTCGGTTTCACCTTATTATAATAAACCCACCCAGGAAGGTATCTACCAGCATTTCAGTGCCATAGCGAAAGCGTCGCCGCTGCCGGTGATTCTTTATAATGTGCCGTCGCGCACCGGCAGCAATATGTTGCCTTCGACCGTGTTGCGGATCGCGCGGGATTTTTCCAATGTCATCGGCGTGAAGGAAGCGGCGGGTGATATTGTACAGGCGATGACGCTGATTAAAAATAAGCCAGCTGATTTCCTTGTTATTTCGGGGGATGATATGCTGACCGTACCGATGACGCTGGCTGGCGGATCAGGCGTGATTTCGGTTATTGGTGAAGGATTCCCACGAGAGTTTTCCGAAATGGTACGCCTTGCCCTTGATCGTAAAGTCGACGAAGCGTATGCCCTGCATTACCGCCTTTCCGACGCCATCGACATGATCTTCGAACAGGGAAGTCCTGCCGGAATCAAAGAAATCCACAAAAAGCTTGGCCTATCCGGAAATGCAGTGCGTCTTCCGTTGGTGAACGTCGATCAGAACCTCGCATCACGGCTTCACGCCGCGGTTGACGAACTGGCGGCTGTTCCGTCGCGGTCGTAG
- the ligA gene encoding NAD-dependent DNA ligase LigA produces MDALSQIKALRDELNRHNYNYYVLDQPEISDFEFDQKLKQLQALEDAHPAYFDANSPTQRVGGAVTKNFTTVVHDNRMYSLDNSYSKEDLADWEQRLERALGTSGLSYTCELKYDGASISLTYENGTLQRAVTRGDGFQGDDVTTNIRTIKSIPLHIKGDFKGRFDVRGEIILPFAGFEKMNQELIEIGETPYANPRNTASGSLKLQDSAIVAKRPLECLAYAVVGRNLPFSTQFDGLATLRNWGFKVPTEAQAAANLQEVYEFIDYWDTHRHDLPYETDGVVVKVNDFHYQDEAGYTAKSPRWAIAYKFKAEQVATRLNSISYQVGRTGAITPVANLEPVQLAGTIVKRASLHNADQIEKLDIRIGDTVFVEKGGEIIPKIIAVDVTKRPDGTAPTDYITHCPECQSELVRAEGEAQHYCPNFYGCPPQIIGRIQHYISRKAMDIEGLGGETVALLYHNGLVRNYADLYDLTVEQVIPLDRMAQKSAENLVNGIEKSKEIPFERVLYAIGIRFVGETVAKKLARHYKSIEALSEASLDDLVGVEEIGEKIAQSVIDFFRNDDNRHILSRLKAYGVKMEVDAPKEVASDVLAGKTFVVSGVFSKFSRDELKSAIEDNGGKVGSSISAKTDFVVAGDNMGPAKLEKATKLGVAIISEDDFIALLG; encoded by the coding sequence ATGGATGCCCTTAGCCAGATCAAAGCCCTTCGGGACGAACTGAATCGCCACAATTACAACTACTATGTCCTCGACCAACCCGAGATATCGGATTTCGAGTTCGACCAGAAATTGAAACAGTTGCAGGCACTCGAAGACGCCCATCCGGCGTATTTCGACGCCAATTCACCCACACAGCGGGTAGGAGGGGCCGTCACCAAAAACTTCACCACAGTCGTACATGACAACCGCATGTATTCCCTCGATAATTCCTATTCGAAAGAAGACCTGGCAGACTGGGAACAGCGCCTCGAACGGGCGTTGGGTACGTCTGGCCTTTCATACACCTGTGAGTTGAAGTACGACGGTGCTTCCATCAGCCTTACCTACGAGAATGGCACCCTACAACGTGCCGTCACGAGGGGAGACGGATTCCAGGGTGATGACGTTACCACAAACATCCGCACTATCAAGTCCATTCCGCTACATATCAAAGGCGATTTCAAAGGTCGTTTTGATGTGCGGGGTGAGATCATCCTTCCGTTTGCCGGCTTTGAGAAAATGAACCAGGAGCTAATAGAAATTGGTGAGACGCCTTACGCCAATCCGCGCAATACCGCTTCCGGTAGCCTGAAATTGCAGGACAGCGCCATAGTAGCCAAACGACCGTTAGAGTGCCTCGCCTATGCTGTCGTGGGGCGTAACCTGCCCTTTTCAACCCAGTTTGACGGATTGGCGACTTTGCGTAATTGGGGGTTTAAAGTCCCGACCGAAGCCCAGGCCGCGGCCAACCTGCAGGAGGTGTACGAGTTCATCGACTATTGGGACACCCATCGCCACGATTTGCCCTATGAAACCGACGGCGTGGTGGTAAAAGTCAATGATTTCCATTACCAGGACGAAGCGGGTTATACCGCCAAATCCCCCCGTTGGGCCATTGCCTACAAGTTCAAGGCCGAACAGGTGGCTACACGCCTTAACTCGATTTCGTATCAGGTGGGCCGCACCGGTGCCATCACGCCCGTTGCCAATCTCGAGCCCGTGCAGTTGGCCGGTACGATTGTGAAACGCGCGTCTTTGCACAATGCCGACCAGATCGAGAAGCTTGACATCCGAATAGGCGACACCGTGTTTGTTGAGAAAGGAGGGGAAATCATCCCGAAAATCATTGCCGTTGATGTTACGAAACGCCCAGACGGAACCGCTCCGACCGACTATATCACCCATTGCCCCGAGTGCCAAAGCGAACTCGTACGGGCGGAAGGCGAAGCACAGCATTACTGCCCGAATTTCTATGGTTGTCCACCGCAGATTATCGGACGCATCCAGCACTATATCTCGCGAAAGGCGATGGATATCGAAGGGTTGGGCGGAGAGACGGTTGCGTTGCTGTACCACAACGGACTGGTTCGCAACTATGCCGATCTGTATGACCTGACGGTAGAGCAGGTCATTCCCCTCGACCGCATGGCGCAGAAATCAGCGGAAAACCTCGTCAACGGTATTGAAAAGTCGAAGGAAATCCCGTTTGAACGCGTGTTATATGCTATCGGTATACGGTTTGTAGGCGAGACGGTTGCGAAGAAGTTGGCCCGGCATTACAAAAGTATCGAGGCACTTTCAGAAGCTTCTTTGGACGACTTAGTTGGGGTAGAAGAAATAGGCGAAAAGATTGCCCAGAGTGTGATCGACTTCTTCCGGAACGATGACAACAGGCATATCCTGTCGCGGTTAAAGGCATATGGTGTCAAAATGGAGGTCGACGCACCGAAAGAAGTGGCAAGTGATGTTTTGGCGGGCAAGACCTTTGTGGTTTCGGGTGTGTTTTCCAAATTCTCCCGCGACGAGTTGAAAAGCGCGATTGAAGACAATGGTGGCAAGGTGGGCAGTTCGATCTCGGCCAAAACGGATTTCGTTGTGGCGGGGGATAATATGGGACCGGCCAAATTGGAAAAAGCGACGAAGTTGGGCGTTGCCATCATTTCGGAAGACGATTTTATCGCCCTCTTAGGCTGA
- a CDS encoding bifunctional UDP-sugar hydrolase/5'-nucleotidase: MQRREFIQKSAAASVVIAGSGLMSFAPDKGIHLTVLHTNDVHSHVDPLPANDPKNPNMGGVSRRAAIIEAIRRENDNVLLLDAGDIFQGTPYFNYYGGELEMKLMSMLGYDLATLGNHDFDNGIEGFYKQLPHAKFGFVSANYDFSNTVLDGIVKPYRIFRKTGVKVGIFGLGVELKGLVDPRNYKETVYRDPIEIATDMARTLKHDEGCDLVIALSHIGYAYKNDPDKVCDMTLAAKTRDIDLIIGGHTHTFLDKPTIVKNLDGQDVIVNQVGCYGVNLGRVDFYFEKGKDRRNVSRVINV; the protein is encoded by the coding sequence ATGCAAAGGCGTGAATTCATACAGAAATCAGCGGCGGCATCGGTAGTGATTGCCGGGTCCGGACTTATGTCGTTTGCGCCTGACAAGGGCATTCACCTGACGGTACTGCATACGAATGACGTCCATAGCCATGTAGACCCGCTGCCTGCCAACGATCCCAAAAACCCGAATATGGGCGGCGTATCGCGACGGGCCGCTATCATTGAAGCCATACGACGGGAAAACGACAATGTGCTTTTGCTGGATGCGGGTGACATTTTTCAGGGAACGCCCTATTTCAATTACTATGGGGGCGAGTTGGAAATGAAACTCATGTCGATGTTGGGCTACGACCTCGCCACACTGGGCAACCACGATTTTGACAACGGGATCGAAGGGTTCTACAAACAACTCCCCCATGCAAAATTCGGCTTTGTCTCCGCGAATTACGATTTCAGCAACACCGTGCTGGACGGCATTGTAAAACCCTATCGCATTTTCCGGAAAACAGGCGTAAAAGTGGGCATCTTCGGATTAGGCGTAGAGTTGAAAGGACTGGTGGACCCACGGAATTATAAAGAAACCGTGTATCGGGATCCGATTGAAATCGCGACCGATATGGCCCGCACGCTCAAACACGACGAGGGCTGCGACCTTGTCATTGCGCTCTCGCATATCGGCTATGCCTATAAAAACGATCCGGATAAAGTCTGCGATATGACCCTCGCCGCTAAAACACGCGATATTGACCTCATTATCGGCGGCCACACGCATACGTTCCTCGACAAACCCACGATTGTGAAGAACCTCGACGGTCAGGACGTCATCGTAAATCAGGTGGGATGTTATGGCGTCAACCTGGGACGGGTTGACTTCTACTTTGAAAAGGGGAAAGACCGCAGGAATGTGTCGCGGGTGATCAATGTGTAA
- the recN gene encoding DNA repair protein RecN produces MLQFLSIRNFALIEKTEIHFSDGFSVITGETGAGKSILLGALGHVLGKRADLSSLMDKEEKCVIEAHFDLSGYELQSFFETHDLDYDTHTILRREILPSGKSRAFVNDSPVTLPDLQELGSYLIDIHSQQQTRTLSDETVQLEILDTLAGQRPEVEAFRKQLEQLKSDRRQRQRWVDQLSTTQRDADYNQYLLEELRQAQLREGLQEEWEQALQELGGAETIKEALGRSVTSVFSDEVGIRAQLRDVRSSLQKIAAFNAGYAELLERITQAEIEIDDIGREMEAALSRINDDPSELQRVEERLRILYDLQRKHQVTTVAALLEIQERLETEVVSGDACEAAIAALDQKIAQHEAELSEWAAALHAGRQEAIPRIQTQMETLLAQLGMPHAQFDIRLTEADAFRPDGKDEIRWLFSANKGTAPGLLSKTASGGEMSRIMLVVKAIVSGYRQLPTIIFDEIDTGVSGEVAGQVGRILQQMGEGMQVIAITHLPQIAAQGRQHFRVFKKTEGERTISGLELLSEEGRIGEIAEMLSGKAPSESALAHARTLLN; encoded by the coding sequence ATGCTGCAATTTCTTTCCATTCGCAATTTCGCGCTGATCGAAAAGACCGAAATCCACTTTTCGGACGGCTTTTCTGTAATAACCGGCGAAACCGGTGCCGGGAAGTCAATTTTGTTGGGCGCACTCGGCCATGTACTCGGAAAACGGGCCGATCTATCGTCGCTCATGGACAAAGAAGAGAAATGTGTCATTGAGGCCCATTTCGACCTTTCCGGATACGAACTCCAGTCGTTCTTCGAAACCCACGACCTCGACTACGATACGCATACGATCCTGCGACGCGAGATACTGCCGTCCGGTAAATCACGCGCTTTCGTGAACGATTCCCCGGTGACACTTCCGGATTTGCAGGAGCTCGGAAGCTACCTTATTGATATCCATTCCCAACAACAAACCCGCACGCTTTCCGACGAAACCGTGCAATTGGAAATCCTGGATACCCTGGCCGGACAACGCCCGGAGGTGGAAGCCTTTCGTAAGCAACTGGAACAACTCAAATCGGATCGTCGCCAGCGGCAACGTTGGGTAGACCAGTTGTCGACCACCCAGCGCGATGCTGATTACAACCAATATTTATTGGAGGAATTGCGACAGGCACAACTGCGCGAAGGCCTGCAGGAAGAATGGGAGCAGGCGTTACAAGAACTAGGGGGCGCTGAAACCATAAAGGAAGCACTAGGTCGATCGGTCACATCGGTTTTTTCGGACGAGGTAGGCATTCGGGCCCAGCTTCGGGACGTGCGCTCGTCCTTACAGAAAATCGCCGCTTTCAATGCCGGATACGCGGAGTTGTTGGAACGGATTACGCAAGCCGAGATTGAAATCGACGACATCGGTCGCGAAATGGAGGCCGCCCTTAGCCGCATCAACGACGATCCGTCAGAATTGCAACGGGTGGAAGAACGCCTTCGCATACTTTACGATTTGCAACGCAAGCACCAGGTCACCACGGTGGCGGCTTTGCTGGAAATACAGGAAAGGCTGGAGACAGAAGTAGTGTCGGGGGATGCCTGTGAAGCCGCTATTGCCGCGCTCGACCAAAAGATTGCCCAACACGAAGCGGAACTCTCAGAATGGGCTGCTGCACTGCATGCGGGACGGCAGGAAGCCATACCACGCATACAGACACAAATGGAAACCTTGTTGGCGCAACTCGGGATGCCACACGCCCAATTTGATATTCGCCTGACGGAAGCCGATGCGTTCCGTCCGGATGGAAAAGACGAGATCCGGTGGTTGTTCTCAGCCAATAAGGGAACAGCGCCCGGTTTGCTTTCCAAAACTGCCTCCGGTGGTGAGATGTCACGGATTATGCTGGTGGTCAAGGCCATTGTTTCGGGATATCGCCAATTACCAACCATCATCTTTGACGAAATCGACACGGGCGTATCGGGTGAGGTGGCGGGCCAGGTGGGACGCATCCTCCAACAGATGGGAGAGGGGATGCAGGTCATTGCAATTACGCATCTACCACAGATAGCAGCTCAAGGCCGACAACACTTCCGGGTATTCAAAAAGACGGAAGGGGAGCGCACCATCTCCGGACTAGAACTGCTATCGGAGGAAGGGCGCATCGGGGAAATCGCCGAGATGCTGTCCGGTAAAGCGCCCTCAGAATCGGCACTTGCCCATGCCCGAACACTCCTTAATTGA
- a CDS encoding outer membrane protein assembly factor BamD, translated as MKKLIALLIVLTVLTSCSPYQKALKSEDIAFKYEVATSMYEKGKWDKAIRLFEQIAPSYQGKPQAEKLFYMYSKSFFNSKQYYSAGYQFDKFVSSYPRSEKVEEAAFLSAKSYSMLSPRYSLDQVDTYKAIDKLQAFIDNYPNSEFMRDANAIAKELREKLEKKSFEVARQYNTIMDYKAALVALDNFIQDYPGTPYKEEALYYRLDSAYNLAINSITSKMQERLVAAKAAYNALIKFKADTKYRSEADDMLARIETDLKQFSK; from the coding sequence ATGAAAAAACTCATTGCGTTACTTATTGTCTTGACGGTGCTGACTTCCTGTAGTCCGTATCAAAAAGCGCTTAAATCCGAGGATATTGCCTTCAAGTACGAAGTGGCTACGTCCATGTACGAAAAGGGTAAATGGGACAAAGCCATCCGGTTGTTCGAGCAGATCGCCCCGTCCTACCAGGGAAAACCCCAGGCCGAGAAACTGTTTTACATGTATTCGAAGTCGTTCTTCAACTCAAAACAGTACTATTCTGCAGGCTACCAGTTCGATAAGTTTGTAAGCAGCTATCCAAGAAGCGAAAAAGTAGAGGAGGCCGCCTTCCTTTCCGCAAAGAGCTATTCGATGTTGTCGCCCCGCTACAGCCTTGACCAGGTGGATACGTATAAAGCGATTGACAAGCTACAGGCGTTCATCGACAACTATCCGAATTCAGAGTTCATGCGTGACGCCAATGCCATTGCGAAGGAACTGCGCGAAAAACTTGAGAAGAAGAGCTTCGAAGTGGCGCGCCAGTACAATACCATCATGGACTATAAGGCAGCTCTTGTAGCGCTTGATAATTTCATACAGGATTACCCGGGAACGCCTTACAAGGAAGAAGCCTTGTATTACCGTCTCGATTCGGCCTATAACCTGGCCATCAATAGTATTACGTCTAAAATGCAGGAGCGTCTTGTAGCCGCAAAAGCGGCCTACAATGCGTTGATAAAGTTCAAAGCCGATACCAAATACCGTAGCGAAGCGGATGACATGCTTGCGCGGATTGAAACTGATTTAAAACAATTTTCTAAATAA
- the coaBC gene encoding bifunctional phosphopantothenoylcysteine decarboxylase/phosphopantothenate--cysteine ligase CoaBC, with protein MSVLRGRNIILGVSGGIAAYKTAPLVRLLVKAGAQVRVVMTPAARDFVTPLTLSTLSKHPVYSDFYDQEDPGAGWHNHVELGLWGDLMLVAPATANTLSKMANGNCDNLLLAVYLSAKCPIYVAPAMDLDMYRHPSTLESFTALGRFGVTIIPAESGELASGLQGEGRMAEPENIVSFLERDIEGKLPLRGKKVLVTAGPTYEAIDPVRFIGNHASGKMGYDIAASALKQGAHVTLVSGPTHLSMTHPQLNLVRVTSARQMYEACSEAFPSADVFIAAAAVADYRPKFPADSKIKKAGDTLSIELEKTDDILASLGRRKEQQFVIGFALETDNEIEHAKQKIQKKNLDLIVLNSLRDEGAGFGKPTNKVTFIDADFRIEAMELKSKEEVADDIVEKVIQHFHA; from the coding sequence ATGTCGGTTTTACGCGGTAGGAATATCATACTGGGCGTGTCCGGTGGAATCGCCGCGTATAAAACGGCGCCCCTGGTGCGACTTCTCGTGAAAGCGGGAGCGCAGGTCAGGGTTGTCATGACACCAGCGGCGCGCGATTTCGTGACGCCGCTTACGCTTTCTACCCTGTCCAAACATCCGGTCTATTCCGATTTCTACGACCAGGAAGACCCCGGTGCCGGCTGGCACAACCACGTCGAATTGGGCCTTTGGGGTGACCTCATGTTGGTCGCACCCGCCACAGCCAATACCCTCTCCAAAATGGCGAACGGCAACTGCGATAACTTGTTGCTGGCCGTCTACCTGTCGGCCAAATGTCCGATATACGTCGCGCCCGCCATGGACCTTGACATGTACCGTCATCCGTCGACGCTTGAGAGCTTTACCGCCCTCGGGCGATTTGGCGTAACGATTATCCCGGCCGAAAGCGGGGAATTGGCAAGTGGACTGCAGGGTGAGGGACGAATGGCAGAACCTGAAAATATCGTGTCCTTTTTGGAACGCGATATCGAAGGAAAATTGCCCCTTCGCGGAAAGAAAGTGCTCGTTACGGCAGGTCCTACATACGAAGCGATCGACCCCGTACGTTTTATAGGAAACCATGCATCCGGAAAAATGGGATACGACATCGCCGCCAGCGCCCTGAAACAAGGGGCACACGTTACCTTGGTATCGGGTCCGACCCACCTTTCGATGACGCATCCACAACTCAATTTAGTGCGGGTGACGTCCGCCCGACAGATGTACGAAGCCTGTAGTGAGGCGTTTCCGTCCGCGGATGTCTTCATTGCTGCCGCTGCCGTCGCCGACTACCGGCCAAAATTTCCGGCTGACAGTAAGATCAAAAAGGCGGGTGATACGTTGTCAATAGAACTTGAGAAAACCGACGATATCCTGGCATCATTGGGCCGTCGTAAGGAACAGCAGTTCGTCATCGGATTTGCCCTTGAAACCGACAACGAAATCGAACACGCCAAGCAGAAAATCCAAAAGAAAAACCTCGACCTTATCGTGCTTAATTCGCTTCGCGACGAAGGGGCCGGATTTGGAAAACCCACCAATAAAGTTACCTTTATTGACGCCGACTTCCGAATCGAAGCGATGGAACTGAAATCCAAAGAAGAGGTGGCCGACGATATAGTAGAAAAGGTAATACAACATTTCCATGCGTAA